In Amycolatopsis solani, a single window of DNA contains:
- a CDS encoding RHS repeat-associated core domain-containing protein — protein MSNPLVAETKDSTKAYSGISLLESANDLKSAIESGDWASVAMGAVGTALDALSMAMDPFGAVLAAGVGWLMEHVGPLKEALNGLTGNADEIAAQSETWKNVATELGSIGEDLTGMVKADTASWTGPAGDSYRQRAQDTVTLLETAQKGCEGASSGVKTAGEVVAAVRALVRDIIAELIGHLISWALQVVFTLGIGLTWVVPQVIGAVAKTASKIADLVKRLVTALKALVPLLKRAGDLFADAAKALKNIKPGKAGPPPKHADINGNPKGIDGPGGKGGPDGPGGKGDDGTHASGAKGDPDAPPKTDPPPKPDTPPKNDPPASPPPPGTRGGPDGNSTTPSGTPKGKPKDGQDPAKTKEPDEKVCEFDPIDVATGDVLFTEVDLVVPGALGELITRNHVSSYRDGRWFGPSWTALPDERLTLDAGLVRYHSADAMVLTFPLPAPGTSASSQHGPLRLLHADGDDYVVTDPGRGQARRFAPAGDGELLLREVRTEDGEFVELDRDPAGAPLLLTHSAGARIAFDTAGGRIRAVRALSPGGDVPVARYDYDAHGHLAVRTNSTPRPARYDHDAEGRLTGWTDHNGAWYRYVYDDVGRCVRTVGDQGYLDGSLAYAEGRTTTTDSLGHRKVFEFDAAGNLVAETDKLGGVTRSEWGPHNRLLARTDPLGRRTEFEHDTVGILRAVLRPDGTRVLLTEHTETDLEIEVAAAGGVFRRRYPATALPDPYTDPLGVAEDQDTEQPPAAGQPWAPGAPAEPDLFGRPRTVRDGGGRAALTWTVEGDLRAVVAADGARRLWTYDGEGGETSHTDALGRVTVTERGPFDLVIATTDPSGARTTRRYDTELRLLAVVDPAGRTWEYTYDAEGRLLTQSDFDGRVTRCAYDAAGQLVRVENAAGEVVEYRYDPLGNLTERVTAAGTETYRYDPVGRLVHAAGPGGTIELAHDAEGRVVRQTTGGRTTTFGYDSETATRRRTPSGVDVHWRRTEAVDLLDVAGASLVLQRDDAGRTVAVAFGANPLVQQEFDPAGRLAAQRTPAGTRRYHRRPDGSVVAREDPEGAVRHEFDATGRITAVLRPGTAERYAYDVLGHLVSSSPGTGPEAGPRRYTGGVLEAAGAVHYAHDAQGRLVRRTVGDLTWTFAWDAQDHLTAVRTPDGAEWRYHYDALDRRIAKQRLDAAGAVAEQVEFTWDGNALVEARHTLGGVPAETWTWVHHPDDGRPVVQAVTTPDGRTRLAALVTDDVGTPVELVGVDGVVRPVRTSLWGLSGAGAAETPLRFPGQYLDRETGLHYNVFRYYDPANARYISPDPLGLAPAPNPLTYVGDPLIAADPLGLTPGGFGSDPGDQRRFSGRSNAGKCSKAATQAAAPYPKTKPKKGSGSGGTSSNQPAGPSKPWGSKDPASGRTTSQGGGTTSGTQTLDGSARPGGSKPQPGELTDVKDLENTKHSSYSPELQNELNKVNGYNPDGKNRWIRGHLQNDNLGGPGLSDNMTPLTSTANKNMSGSFEGPLKNANTRLDQLKSKMPSDNDLKRAGFDPSEYNKVRDDIKNLHVEYSVNASPNVKFPNSTNPFERSIRDHLELNAEYKGLTPEVQKYIGFAKEKNFLPQFPPKGTKMDTLTGDFS, from the coding sequence ATCAGCAACCCGTTGGTCGCGGAGACCAAGGACTCGACCAAGGCGTATTCGGGCATTTCGCTGCTGGAGTCGGCGAACGACCTGAAGTCGGCGATCGAATCAGGCGACTGGGCCTCGGTGGCCATGGGCGCCGTCGGCACCGCTCTGGACGCGCTTTCGATGGCCATGGACCCCTTCGGGGCGGTCCTCGCCGCCGGTGTCGGCTGGCTGATGGAGCACGTCGGACCCCTCAAGGAAGCGCTCAACGGCCTGACCGGCAACGCCGACGAGATCGCCGCGCAGTCGGAGACGTGGAAGAACGTCGCGACCGAGCTGGGCAGCATCGGCGAGGACCTGACCGGGATGGTCAAGGCCGACACCGCGTCGTGGACCGGGCCGGCCGGGGACAGCTACCGCCAGCGCGCCCAGGACACCGTCACGCTGCTGGAGACGGCGCAGAAGGGCTGCGAAGGCGCCTCGAGCGGGGTGAAGACGGCCGGTGAGGTCGTCGCGGCGGTGCGGGCGCTGGTGCGGGACATCATCGCGGAGCTGATCGGGCACCTGATCAGCTGGGCGCTGCAGGTGGTGTTCACCCTCGGGATCGGGTTGACGTGGGTGGTGCCGCAGGTGATCGGGGCGGTCGCGAAGACGGCGTCGAAGATCGCCGATCTGGTGAAGCGGCTGGTCACGGCGTTGAAGGCGCTGGTGCCGCTGCTGAAGCGGGCGGGGGACCTGTTCGCCGACGCGGCGAAGGCGTTGAAGAACATCAAGCCGGGCAAGGCCGGGCCGCCGCCGAAGCACGCCGACATCAACGGCAACCCCAAGGGCATCGACGGACCGGGCGGCAAGGGCGGTCCGGACGGGCCGGGCGGCAAGGGCGACGACGGCACCCACGCCTCCGGCGCCAAGGGCGATCCCGACGCCCCGCCCAAGACCGACCCGCCACCCAAGCCGGACACCCCACCGAAGAACGATCCGCCGGCGAGCCCGCCGCCGCCCGGTACTCGTGGCGGTCCCGACGGGAACTCCACCACTCCGTCGGGCACGCCGAAGGGGAAGCCCAAGGACGGGCAGGACCCGGCGAAGACCAAGGAACCGGACGAAAAGGTCTGCGAGTTCGACCCGATCGACGTCGCGACCGGCGACGTGCTGTTCACCGAGGTCGACCTCGTGGTGCCCGGCGCCCTCGGCGAGCTGATCACCCGCAACCACGTGTCGTCCTACCGGGACGGCCGCTGGTTCGGCCCGTCCTGGACGGCGCTGCCCGACGAACGGCTGACCCTCGACGCCGGCCTGGTGCGCTACCACTCGGCCGACGCGATGGTGCTCACCTTCCCGCTGCCCGCACCGGGTACGTCGGCGAGTTCCCAGCACGGGCCCCTGCGCCTGCTGCACGCCGACGGCGACGACTACGTCGTCACCGACCCCGGCCGCGGGCAGGCCCGGCGGTTCGCGCCGGCCGGCGACGGCGAGCTGCTGCTGCGCGAAGTCCGGACCGAGGACGGGGAGTTCGTCGAACTCGACCGCGACCCCGCCGGCGCGCCCCTGCTGCTCACCCACTCCGCGGGCGCGCGGATCGCGTTCGACACCGCGGGCGGCCGGATCCGGGCCGTGCGCGCGCTTTCGCCCGGCGGCGACGTCCCGGTCGCGCGCTACGACTACGACGCGCACGGGCACCTCGCCGTCCGCACGAACTCCACGCCCCGCCCCGCGCGCTACGACCACGACGCCGAAGGCAGGCTCACCGGCTGGACCGACCACAACGGCGCCTGGTACCGCTACGTCTACGACGACGTCGGCCGCTGCGTCCGGACCGTCGGCGACCAGGGCTACCTCGACGGGTCCCTCGCCTACGCCGAAGGCCGCACCACGACCACCGACTCGCTCGGGCACCGGAAGGTCTTCGAGTTCGACGCGGCGGGCAACCTGGTCGCCGAGACCGACAAGCTCGGCGGCGTCACGCGCAGCGAATGGGGCCCGCACAACCGGCTGCTGGCCCGCACCGACCCGCTCGGGCGGCGCACCGAGTTCGAGCACGACACCGTCGGCATCCTGCGCGCGGTGCTGCGCCCGGACGGCACCCGCGTGCTGCTGACCGAACACACGGAGACGGACCTCGAAATCGAGGTCGCCGCCGCCGGGGGAGTGTTCCGCCGCCGCTACCCGGCCACGGCCCTGCCCGATCCCTACACCGATCCGCTCGGCGTGGCCGAGGACCAGGACACCGAGCAGCCGCCGGCCGCCGGGCAGCCGTGGGCGCCCGGTGCCCCGGCCGAGCCCGACCTGTTCGGCCGGCCGCGCACGGTGCGCGACGGCGGTGGCCGCGCCGCGCTGACCTGGACGGTCGAGGGCGACCTGCGGGCCGTCGTGGCCGCCGACGGGGCCCGCCGGCTGTGGACCTACGACGGCGAGGGTGGGGAGACGTCGCACACCGACGCGCTCGGCCGCGTCACCGTCACCGAGCGTGGCCCGTTCGACCTGGTCATCGCGACGACCGACCCGTCGGGCGCGCGCACCACCCGCCGCTACGACACCGAGCTGCGCCTGCTCGCCGTGGTCGACCCGGCCGGGCGGACCTGGGAGTACACCTACGACGCCGAGGGCAGGCTGCTCACGCAGTCGGACTTCGACGGCCGGGTCACCCGCTGCGCCTACGACGCCGCCGGGCAGCTGGTCCGCGTGGAGAACGCCGCCGGCGAGGTCGTCGAGTACCGCTACGACCCGCTCGGCAACCTGACCGAGCGCGTCACCGCCGCGGGCACCGAGACCTACCGCTACGACCCGGTCGGCCGGCTCGTGCACGCCGCCGGCCCGGGCGGGACGATCGAGCTGGCCCACGACGCCGAGGGCCGGGTCGTCCGGCAGACCACCGGCGGCCGCACCACGACCTTCGGCTACGACAGCGAAACCGCGACCCGGCGGCGCACTCCGTCCGGAGTGGACGTTCACTGGCGCCGGACGGAAGCCGTCGACCTGCTGGACGTCGCCGGCGCGAGCCTGGTGCTGCAGCGCGACGACGCGGGCCGCACGGTGGCCGTCGCCTTCGGGGCGAATCCGTTGGTGCAGCAGGAGTTCGACCCCGCGGGCCGGCTCGCGGCGCAGCGGACGCCGGCCGGGACGCGGCGCTACCACCGGCGTCCGGACGGCAGCGTCGTGGCGCGCGAAGACCCGGAAGGCGCGGTGCGGCACGAGTTCGACGCGACCGGTCGGATCACCGCGGTGCTGCGGCCCGGCACGGCCGAGCGCTACGCCTACGACGTCCTGGGCCACCTCGTGTCGTCGTCCCCGGGGACCGGGCCCGAAGCCGGGCCGCGCCGCTACACCGGCGGCGTGCTGGAGGCGGCCGGCGCGGTGCACTACGCCCACGACGCGCAGGGCCGGCTGGTGCGGCGGACCGTCGGCGACCTGACCTGGACGTTCGCCTGGGACGCCCAAGACCACCTGACGGCGGTGCGCACCCCCGACGGCGCCGAGTGGCGCTACCACTACGACGCGCTCGACCGCCGGATCGCGAAGCAGCGCCTCGACGCGGCGGGCGCGGTCGCCGAGCAGGTCGAGTTCACCTGGGACGGCAACGCACTGGTCGAAGCCCGGCACACGCTGGGCGGCGTACCGGCCGAGACGTGGACGTGGGTGCACCACCCCGACGACGGCCGTCCGGTGGTGCAGGCCGTCACGACCCCCGACGGCCGCACGCGGCTGGCCGCGCTGGTCACCGACGACGTCGGCACGCCGGTGGAGCTGGTGGGCGTGGACGGCGTGGTCCGGCCCGTGCGCACGAGCCTGTGGGGCCTGTCCGGCGCGGGCGCGGCGGAGACCCCGCTGCGGTTCCCCGGGCAGTACCTCGACCGGGAGACCGGGCTGCACTACAACGTCTTCCGCTACTACGACCCGGCCAACGCCCGCTACATCTCGCCCGACCCGCTCGGCCTCGCGCCGGCCCCGAACCCGCTGACCTACGTCGGCGACCCGCTGATCGCGGCCGACCCGCTCGGCCTCACCCCCGGCGGCTTCGGCTCGGATCCGGGCGACCAGCGCCGCTTCTCCGGCCGGTCGAACGCGGGCAAGTGTTCGAAGGCGGCCACCCAGGCGGCGGCGCCGTACCCGAAGACCAAGCCGAAGAAGGGCAGCGGCTCCGGCGGGACGTCGTCGAACCAGCCGGCCGGCCCCTCGAAGCCGTGGGGCAGCAAGGACCCGGCCAGCGGCCGCACGACCTCGCAGGGTGGCGGCACGACGTCCGGTACGCAGACCCTCGACGGGTCGGCGCGCCCCGGCGGCTCGAAGCCGCAGCCGGGCGAGCTCACCGACGTCAAGGACCTGGAGAACACCAAGCACTCCAGCTACAGCCCGGAGCTGCAGAACGAGCTGAACAAGGTCAACGGCTACAACCCGGACGGCAAGAACCGCTGGATCCGCGGGCACCTGCAGAACGACAACCTCGGTGGCCCGGGCCTGTCGGACAACATGACGCCGCTGACGTCGACGGCGAACAAGAACATGTCCGGCTCGTTCGAGGGCCCGTTGAAGAACGCCAACACCCGCCTCGACCAGCTGAAGTCCAAGATGCCGTCGGACAACGACCTCAAGCGGGCCGGCTTCGACCCCAGCGAGTACAACAAGGTGCGCGACGACATCAAGAACCTGCACGTGGAGTACTCGGTCAACGCGAGCCCGAACGTCAAGTTCCCGAACTCGACCAACCCGTTCGAGCGGTCCATCCGCGACCACCTGGAGCTGAACGCCGAGTACAAGGGGCTGACACCGGAGGTGCAGAAGTACATCGGTTTCGCCAAGGAGAAGAACTTCCTGCCGCAGTTCCCGCCGAAGGGCACCAAGATGGACACCCTCACGGGCGACTTCAGCTGA
- a CDS encoding potassium transporter Kup, which translates to MRHETTTAQEPAGGASSVRDTVRLGLVVGALGVVFGDIGTSPIYTLQTVFNPADPHPVPVSPDNVYGVVSLIFWSVTVIVTVTYVLLAMRADNDGEGGIMALITLLRRGTVKRGKRAAVVLAGLGIFGAALFFGDSMITPAMSVLSAVEGLKVVDPSFEGWIVPITAVIVVVLFLVQRRGTAAVGRVFGPVMIAWFVVIGGVGITGIAGHPEILKALSPTYALGFMAGHFGIAFFALAAVVLAVTGAEALYADMGHFGRKAITRGWLLLVFPACVLSYFGQGALILADPANTASPFFLLLPGWARLPMVLLATAATVIASQAVITGAYSVASQAAQLGYLPRLRIAHTSETERGQIYVPWVNWLLLVSVLTLIFAFRSSAALAFAFGMAVTGTITITTLLFFYVARAKWGTPRWIVGIGAGLLLSVDLLFVGANLTKLVHGAWLPLLIGLTAFTVMITWQRGREIVTAERERREGSLPEFIEQLRDRETPTQRVPGTAVFLNRGSRTAPLALRANAEHNHVRHEHVVIVSLETEPIPRVPAEERVTVADLGHRDDGIVFVTARYGYMETPDVPGALARLDPEQTEGRLDLAGASYFLSKIELQRGPEPTMAPWRKRLFIATSYITADAAEYFGLPRDRTVIIGSHIDV; encoded by the coding sequence GTGCGGCACGAAACGACCACGGCGCAGGAACCGGCGGGCGGGGCGTCGTCCGTGCGCGACACCGTGCGGCTCGGCCTCGTCGTCGGGGCGCTCGGCGTGGTGTTCGGCGACATCGGCACCAGCCCGATCTACACCCTGCAGACGGTCTTCAACCCGGCCGACCCGCACCCGGTCCCGGTCAGCCCGGACAACGTCTACGGCGTCGTCTCGCTGATCTTCTGGTCGGTGACCGTCATCGTCACCGTCACCTACGTCCTGCTGGCCATGCGCGCCGACAACGACGGCGAGGGCGGCATCATGGCGCTGATCACGCTGCTGCGGCGGGGGACGGTGAAACGCGGTAAGCGGGCCGCGGTGGTGCTGGCCGGGCTGGGGATCTTCGGCGCGGCGCTGTTCTTCGGCGACAGCATGATCACGCCGGCGATGTCGGTGCTGTCGGCGGTCGAGGGCCTCAAGGTCGTCGACCCGTCCTTCGAAGGCTGGATCGTGCCGATCACGGCGGTCATCGTCGTGGTGCTGTTCCTCGTCCAGCGGCGCGGCACCGCGGCGGTCGGGCGGGTGTTCGGGCCGGTGATGATCGCCTGGTTCGTGGTGATCGGCGGCGTCGGGATCACCGGCATCGCCGGGCACCCGGAGATCCTCAAGGCGCTTTCGCCGACCTACGCGCTGGGCTTCATGGCCGGGCACTTCGGCATCGCGTTCTTCGCGCTCGCCGCCGTCGTCCTGGCGGTCACCGGCGCCGAGGCGCTCTACGCCGACATGGGCCACTTCGGCCGCAAGGCGATCACGCGCGGCTGGCTGCTGCTGGTCTTCCCGGCCTGCGTGCTGAGCTACTTCGGGCAGGGCGCGCTGATCCTGGCCGACCCGGCCAACACCGCCAGCCCGTTCTTCCTCCTGCTGCCCGGCTGGGCCCGGCTCCCGATGGTGCTGCTGGCCACGGCCGCCACCGTGATCGCGTCCCAGGCGGTGATCACCGGCGCGTATTCGGTCGCGTCGCAGGCGGCGCAGCTCGGCTACCTGCCGCGGCTGCGGATCGCGCACACGTCGGAGACCGAGCGCGGCCAGATCTACGTGCCGTGGGTCAACTGGCTGCTGCTGGTTTCGGTGCTCACGCTGATCTTCGCCTTCCGCAGCTCGGCGGCGCTGGCGTTCGCGTTCGGCATGGCGGTGACCGGCACGATCACGATCACGACGCTGCTGTTCTTCTACGTGGCGCGCGCGAAGTGGGGCACCCCGCGCTGGATCGTCGGCATCGGCGCGGGCCTGCTGCTGTCCGTCGACCTGCTGTTCGTCGGCGCCAACCTGACCAAGCTCGTGCACGGCGCCTGGCTGCCGCTGCTGATCGGCCTGACGGCGTTCACGGTGATGATCACCTGGCAGCGCGGCCGCGAGATCGTCACCGCCGAGCGCGAACGCCGTGAAGGTTCGCTGCCGGAGTTCATCGAGCAGCTGCGCGACCGCGAAACGCCGACGCAGCGGGTCCCGGGCACGGCGGTGTTCCTCAACCGCGGCAGCCGGACGGCCCCGTTGGCCCTGCGCGCCAACGCCGAGCACAACCACGTGCGCCACGAGCACGTGGTCATCGTGTCGCTGGAGACTGAACCGATCCCGCGCGTCCCGGCCGAGGAGCGCGTGACCGTGGCCGACCTGGGCCACCGCGACGACGGGATCGTCTTCGTGACCGCGCGGTACGGCTACATGGAGACCCCGGACGTGCCCGGCGCCCTCGCCCGGCTGGACCCGGAGCAGACCGAGGGGCGGCTGGACCTCGCCGGGGCGTCCTACTTCCTGTCGAAGATCGAGCTGCAGCGCGGCCCGGAACCGACGATGGCGCCGTGGCGGAAACGCCTGTTCATCGCCACTTCGTACATCACCGCGGACGCCGCCGAGTACTTCGGCCTGCCCCGCGACCGCACGGTGATCATCGGCTCGCACATCGACGTCTAG